A region from the Nocardioides exalbidus genome encodes:
- a CDS encoding STAS domain-containing protein, with translation MNIFTDGATLVLQGPFDVRSTWEVRNAIYERLEGFDDDVVIDMTDVTTIDATALRLLAVATRAAWLSGHHLTVRNPGPAVRRMAHLTRLAHAIEVERVAATA, from the coding sequence ATGAACATCTTCACCGATGGCGCCACCCTGGTCCTGCAGGGGCCGTTCGACGTGCGCAGCACGTGGGAGGTCCGCAACGCGATCTACGAGCGGCTCGAGGGCTTCGACGACGACGTCGTCATCGACATGACCGATGTGACGACGATCGACGCGACCGCGCTGCGCCTGCTCGCGGTCGCCACCCGCGCCGCCTGGCTGTCCGGCCACCACCTCACGGTCCGCAACCCCGGCCCGGCCGTGCGACGGATGGCCCACCTGACCAGGCTCGCCCACGCGATCGAGGTCGAGCGGGTGGCCGCCACCGCGTGA
- a CDS encoding protein meaA, with the protein MSDAAGQKDRPWVMRTYAGHSTAAASNALYRTNLAKGQTGLSVAFDLPTQTGYDPDSPLSRGEVGKVGVPVPHLGEMRKLFDGIPLTEMNTSMTINAVAMWMLAMYQVVAEEQNPDLAPEEVAAQLAGTTQNDIIKEYLSRGTYAFPPEASMRLIADMIAYTVHQVPKWNPINICSYHLQEAGATPTQELAYALSTAIAVLDQVRDAGQVSEDDFEKVVGRISFFVNAGVRFVEETCKMRAFVQLWDEITQERYGVRDPKMRRFRYGVQVNSLGLTEAQPENNVQRIVLEMLGVTLSKNARARALQLPAWNEALGLPRPWDQQWSLRLQQVLAFESDLLEYDDIFDGSHVIEAKVAELVEGAKAEIDRVQAMGGAIAAVDYMKSELVSSHAARRARIESGEEVIVGVNKYETTEESPLTADLDGAIMAADPEAENAARASVEAWKAERDEAEVAAALEALAAAAKTDENLMAPTLAAARAGATTGEWAGTLRSVFGEYRGPTGVAGAVVAEAGAELSAVRDRVRATGDELGGRLRLLVGKPGLDGHSNGAEQVAVRARDAGFEVIYQGIRLTPAQIVAAAVAEDVHCIGLSILSGSHMELVPDVLDGLREAGLSDIPVIVGGIIPDSDGRRLRELGVAAVYTPKDYGLTQIMDGIVDVIRSAGGLD; encoded by the coding sequence ATGAGCGATGCCGCAGGTCAGAAGGACCGCCCCTGGGTGATGCGGACGTACGCCGGCCACTCCACGGCCGCCGCGTCCAACGCGCTCTACCGCACCAACCTGGCCAAGGGGCAGACCGGCCTCAGCGTCGCGTTCGACCTGCCCACGCAGACCGGCTACGACCCCGACAGCCCGCTCAGCCGCGGCGAGGTCGGCAAGGTCGGCGTACCGGTCCCGCACCTGGGCGAGATGCGCAAGCTCTTCGACGGGATCCCGCTCACCGAGATGAACACCTCGATGACGATCAACGCCGTCGCGATGTGGATGCTCGCGATGTACCAGGTCGTCGCGGAGGAGCAGAACCCGGACCTCGCGCCCGAGGAGGTCGCCGCGCAGCTCGCCGGCACCACCCAGAACGACATCATCAAGGAGTACCTCTCGCGGGGGACGTACGCCTTCCCGCCCGAGGCCTCGATGCGGCTGATCGCCGACATGATCGCCTACACCGTCCACCAGGTCCCGAAGTGGAACCCGATCAACATCTGCAGCTACCACCTGCAGGAGGCCGGCGCGACGCCGACGCAGGAGCTCGCCTACGCGCTGAGCACCGCGATCGCCGTGCTCGACCAGGTCAGGGACGCAGGCCAGGTGTCCGAGGACGACTTCGAGAAGGTCGTCGGCCGCATCTCGTTCTTCGTCAACGCCGGGGTGCGCTTCGTCGAGGAGACCTGCAAGATGCGGGCCTTCGTGCAGCTCTGGGACGAGATCACCCAGGAGCGCTACGGGGTCCGTGACCCGAAGATGCGCCGCTTCCGCTACGGCGTCCAGGTCAACTCGCTCGGCCTCACCGAGGCCCAGCCGGAGAACAACGTGCAGCGCATCGTGCTCGAGATGCTCGGGGTGACGCTGTCGAAGAACGCTCGCGCCCGCGCGCTCCAGCTGCCCGCCTGGAACGAAGCGCTCGGCCTGCCGCGACCGTGGGACCAGCAGTGGTCGCTGCGGCTGCAGCAGGTGCTGGCCTTCGAGTCCGACCTGCTGGAGTACGACGACATCTTCGACGGCTCGCACGTGATCGAGGCCAAGGTCGCCGAGCTCGTCGAGGGGGCCAAGGCCGAGATCGACCGGGTCCAGGCGATGGGTGGGGCGATCGCCGCCGTCGACTACATGAAGTCCGAGCTGGTCTCCTCCCACGCCGCCCGGCGCGCGCGCATCGAGTCGGGCGAGGAGGTCATCGTGGGCGTCAACAAGTACGAGACGACCGAGGAGTCGCCGCTCACCGCCGACCTCGACGGCGCGATCATGGCCGCCGACCCCGAGGCGGAGAACGCCGCGCGTGCGAGCGTGGAGGCGTGGAAGGCGGAGCGTGACGAGGCCGAGGTCGCGGCGGCGCTCGAGGCGCTCGCGGCAGCCGCCAAGACCGACGAGAACCTCATGGCGCCGACCCTGGCTGCGGCCCGCGCCGGCGCGACGACCGGGGAGTGGGCCGGGACGCTGCGCTCGGTCTTCGGCGAGTACCGCGGACCGACCGGCGTCGCCGGCGCCGTCGTCGCAGAGGCTGGAGCCGAGCTGTCCGCCGTGCGCGACCGGGTGAGGGCGACCGGCGACGAGCTGGGTGGCCGCCTGCGGCTGCTCGTCGGCAAGCCGGGCCTCGACGGCCACTCCAACGGCGCCGAGCAGGTCGCCGTCCGGGCCCGCGACGCCGGTTTCGAGGTGATCTACCAGGGCATCCGGCTGACGCCCGCCCAGATCGTCGCGGCCGCCGTCGCCGAGGACGTCCACTGCATCGGCCTGTCGATCCTGTCCGGCTCGCACATGGAGCTGGTGCCCGACGTCCTCGACGGACTCCGGGAGGCCGGGCTCTCCGACATCCCGGTGATCGTCGGCGGGATCATCCCCGACTCCGACGGCCGCAGGCTGCGCGAGCTCGGTGTCGCCGCCGTCTACACGCCGAAGGACTACGGGCTCACCCAGATCATGGACGGGATCGTCGACGTGATCCGTTCGGCGGGCGGCCTCGACTGA
- a CDS encoding histidine phosphatase family protein translates to MADAQVSRVVVARHGEALYESELLSDAGGWLSPQGRVQAVGLAEQLAGERITRVCTSDMSRAVQTGEIVAARLEVDVVVRKGIREFGVGAAAGTTGVPDPFAGTFAAWVSGDLSARIPGGESGDEVVARWTSVLEEVADEHRDGTALVVSHGGVMSMVLPLLATNLDPGHARDRPIPNCGSAVVERQAGRWVARSWLGDQLAP, encoded by the coding sequence ATGGCTGACGCGCAGGTCTCGCGGGTCGTCGTGGCCCGGCACGGCGAGGCGCTCTACGAGTCCGAGCTCCTGAGCGACGCGGGCGGGTGGCTCAGCCCGCAGGGCCGTGTGCAGGCAGTCGGGCTGGCCGAGCAGCTCGCCGGTGAGCGGATCACGCGCGTGTGCACGAGCGACATGTCGCGCGCCGTCCAGACCGGCGAGATCGTGGCCGCGCGGCTGGAGGTCGACGTGGTGGTCCGCAAGGGGATCCGCGAGTTCGGCGTCGGCGCCGCGGCGGGCACGACCGGGGTGCCGGACCCGTTCGCCGGCACCTTCGCGGCGTGGGTCTCGGGCGACCTCTCGGCTCGCATCCCCGGCGGGGAGAGCGGCGACGAGGTCGTCGCACGCTGGACGTCGGTCCTCGAGGAGGTGGCCGACGAGCACCGGGACGGGACGGCGCTGGTGGTCAGCCACGGAGGCGTGATGAGCATGGTGCTCCCGCTGCTGGCGACCAACCTCGATCCCGGGCACGCCCGCGACCGGCCCATCCCGAACTGCGGCTCCGCGGTGGTGGAGCGACAGGCCGGCCGGTGGGTCGCCCGGTCGTGGCTGGGGGACCAGCTCGCTCCGTGA
- a CDS encoding FAD-dependent oxidoreductase yields MPTPPRRVIVVGAGVVGLTCAVRLLEAGHRVDVVARDLPLETTSAVAAALWYPYKALSHDRVTAWSATTYAALEELAADDATGVRMLTGTEVLSTPQPDPWWREAVPALDRETSLPPGYADGWTFVSPVLDMPVHLRWLAGRIEELGGTLTRMNLSALPDDGSLVVNATGLGARHFGADQLVTPVRGQVVVVEQVGLERWTLDGGSSGRGLTYVVPRRSEIVLGGTDVEGEWSRTPDPVVAEEIRHRAIALVPAIEGARVLRHKVGLRPARPEVRLERVGEVIHCYGHGGAGVTLAWGCADDVVGLADG; encoded by the coding sequence ATGCCCACCCCTCCGCGTCGCGTGATCGTGGTCGGGGCCGGCGTGGTCGGGTTGACGTGTGCGGTGCGGCTGCTCGAGGCCGGCCACCGCGTCGACGTCGTCGCCCGCGACCTGCCGCTCGAGACGACCTCCGCGGTCGCCGCCGCGCTCTGGTACCCCTACAAGGCGCTGTCCCACGACCGCGTGACGGCCTGGTCCGCGACGACGTACGCCGCTCTCGAGGAGCTCGCCGCCGACGACGCGACCGGCGTGCGGATGCTCACCGGCACCGAGGTCCTGTCGACCCCGCAGCCTGACCCGTGGTGGCGCGAGGCCGTTCCCGCGCTCGACCGCGAGACGTCGCTGCCGCCCGGGTACGCCGACGGCTGGACGTTCGTCAGCCCGGTCCTCGACATGCCGGTGCACCTGCGCTGGCTCGCCGGCCGGATCGAGGAGCTCGGCGGCACGCTCACCCGGATGAACCTCTCGGCCCTGCCCGACGACGGCAGCCTCGTGGTCAACGCCACCGGTCTCGGCGCCCGCCACTTCGGGGCCGACCAGTTGGTCACGCCGGTGCGCGGCCAGGTCGTGGTGGTCGAGCAGGTCGGGCTTGAGCGCTGGACGCTCGACGGCGGCTCGTCGGGCCGGGGGCTGACCTACGTCGTCCCGCGCAGGAGCGAGATCGTGCTCGGCGGCACCGACGTCGAGGGGGAGTGGAGCCGCACGCCGGACCCGGTCGTGGCCGAGGAGATCCGGCACCGGGCGATCGCCCTGGTCCCCGCGATCGAGGGCGCCCGGGTCCTGCGGCACAAGGTGGGCCTACGCCCGGCCCGTCCGGAGGTGCGGCTCGAGCGGGTCGGCGAGGTCATCCACTGCTACGGCCACGGAGGCGCGGGCGTCACGCTCGCGTGGGGGTGCGCCGACGACGTGGTGGGGCTGGCCGATGGCTGA
- a CDS encoding chitinase, whose translation MRHDRRTSLLPTLALAAALSVPVLGGGSASAAPEATTYDAAPAASAQLAGFPVSEAQFDEMFPQRIAFYSYSGLIDAVGTYPAFTGTGDDTQRLREAAAFLANIDHESGQLRYVEELDQANWPLYCDTSQPYGCPAGQSAYHGRGPIQLSWNFNYKAAGDALGIDLLNNPDLVKNDASVAWQTGIWYWMTQSGPNSMPAHDAIAAQGFGGTIRSINGSLECDGGNPAQVQSRVDTYLRFTSILGVDPGPNLSC comes from the coding sequence GTGCGACACGACCGACGAACGTCCCTGCTCCCCACCCTGGCCCTCGCGGCCGCGCTGTCCGTGCCCGTCCTCGGGGGCGGCTCCGCGAGCGCTGCCCCGGAGGCCACGACGTACGACGCTGCCCCCGCGGCGAGCGCGCAGCTGGCGGGCTTCCCCGTGAGCGAGGCCCAGTTCGACGAGATGTTCCCGCAGCGCATCGCGTTCTACTCCTACTCCGGGCTCATCGACGCCGTGGGCACCTACCCCGCCTTCACCGGCACCGGCGACGACACCCAGCGACTGCGTGAGGCCGCGGCGTTCCTCGCCAACATCGACCACGAGTCGGGCCAGCTTCGCTACGTCGAGGAGCTCGACCAGGCGAACTGGCCGCTCTACTGCGACACGAGCCAGCCCTACGGCTGCCCCGCCGGCCAGTCGGCCTACCACGGTCGCGGCCCGATCCAGCTGAGCTGGAACTTCAACTACAAGGCCGCCGGCGACGCCCTCGGCATCGACCTGCTGAACAACCCCGACCTGGTCAAGAACGACGCGTCCGTCGCCTGGCAGACCGGCATCTGGTACTGGATGACGCAGTCCGGCCCCAACAGCATGCCCGCCCACGACGCGATCGCCGCGCAGGGCTTCGGCGGCACGATCCGCAGCATCAACGGCTCGCTCGAGTGCGACGGGGGCAACCCGGCCCAGGTGCAGAGCCGCGTCGACACCTACCTGCGCTTCACCTCGATCCTCGGCGTCGACCCGGGCCCGAACCTCTCCTGCTGA
- the nucS gene encoding endonuclease NucS, translating to MRIVVARCQVDYAGRLSAHLPLATRVLMLKSDGSVLIHSDGGSYKPLNWMSPPCTAREGVAEDGRTEWLVSATKSDDTLRILIDEVLHDTSHDLGVDPGLQKDGVEKHLQELLAEHPATLADGLTLVRREYMTAIGPVDLMCRDAEGLSVAVEIKRRGEIDGVEQLTRYLELLNRDSLLTTRGPVRGIFAAQEIKPQARVLATDRGIACALVDYDALRGMDDAEHRLF from the coding sequence ATGAGGATCGTCGTCGCGCGCTGCCAGGTGGACTACGCGGGTCGGCTCTCGGCGCACCTGCCGCTCGCCACCCGCGTCCTGATGCTCAAGTCGGACGGCTCCGTGCTGATCCACTCCGACGGCGGCTCCTACAAGCCGCTCAACTGGATGTCGCCCCCGTGCACGGCCAGGGAGGGCGTGGCCGAGGACGGCCGCACCGAGTGGCTCGTCTCCGCGACCAAGTCCGACGACACCCTGCGCATCCTCATCGACGAGGTCCTCCACGACACCTCGCACGACCTCGGCGTCGACCCCGGGCTGCAGAAGGACGGCGTCGAGAAGCACCTCCAGGAGCTGCTGGCCGAGCACCCGGCGACCCTCGCCGACGGCCTGACGCTGGTCCGCCGCGAGTACATGACGGCTATCGGACCGGTCGACCTGATGTGTCGCGACGCGGAGGGGCTCTCGGTCGCCGTCGAGATCAAGCGGCGCGGCGAGATCGACGGCGTCGAGCAGCTCACCCGCTACCTCGAGCTGCTCAACCGCGACTCGCTCCTCACCACCCGGGGCCCGGTCCGCGGCATCTTCGCCGCCCAGGAGATCAAACCACAGGCCCGCGTGCTCGCCACCGACCGCGGCATCGCCTGCGCCCTCGTCGACTACGACGCACTCCGCGGGATGGACGACGCCGAGCACCGGCTCTTCTGA
- a CDS encoding 3-hydroxyacyl-CoA dehydrogenase family protein: MTDTVTREFGTVGVIGLGTMGAGIAEVFARNGHRVVGVELNDGGVERGRQHLEHSTGRAVRREKMTEAEQAELLGRITFTTDMQELAAADLVVEAVVESLEVKKAIFRALDGIVRPDAVLATNTSSLSVTEISTANSSPGRVVGVHFFNPAPVQDLVEIIRTVVTEPDVLADVQALLVGMGKNPVVCGDKAGFIANTLLFGYLNHAVSMYEGKYASREDIDSAMRFGCGYPMGPLALLDLIGLDTAYEILATMYKQGRDRLHAPAPILKQYVTAGLLGRKSGRGFYTYESADSPVVVADALTPAADDKPRLRHDIALVGVVGTGTMASGIVEVFAKAGYDVLFTGRGQDKLDGVVAAITRNFDKQIQRGRATEEQKAEVLGRVRGTTSLDDLGDVDLVVEAIAEDLAIKTTLFENLDEICRGGRGGAGAILATTTSSLPIISMARVTSRPQDVIGMHFFNPAAIMKLVEVVSTVATDEAVTETVLALCDQVGKVAVRCGDRAGFIVNALLFPYLNDAVKMLEAHYATADDIDTAMKQGCALPMGPFELLDVVGNDVSLAIQKELYLEFREPGFSPAPLLEHLVTAGYLGRKAGRGFRDHSAR, from the coding sequence ATGACTGACACGGTTACTCGCGAGTTCGGCACCGTCGGCGTGATCGGCCTCGGCACGATGGGAGCCGGCATCGCGGAGGTGTTCGCCCGCAACGGCCACCGCGTGGTCGGCGTCGAGCTGAACGACGGCGGCGTCGAGCGTGGCCGTCAGCACCTCGAGCACTCGACGGGGCGCGCGGTGAGGCGCGAGAAGATGACCGAGGCGGAGCAGGCCGAGCTCCTCGGCCGGATCACCTTCACCACCGACATGCAGGAGCTGGCCGCGGCCGACCTGGTCGTCGAGGCGGTCGTGGAGTCGCTGGAGGTCAAGAAGGCGATCTTCAGGGCGCTCGACGGCATCGTCCGCCCGGACGCGGTGCTCGCCACCAACACGTCCTCGCTCAGCGTCACCGAGATCTCCACGGCCAACTCCAGCCCCGGCCGCGTCGTCGGCGTCCACTTCTTCAACCCGGCGCCCGTCCAGGACCTCGTCGAGATCATCCGCACGGTCGTGACCGAGCCCGACGTGCTCGCCGACGTGCAGGCGCTCCTCGTCGGCATGGGCAAGAACCCGGTCGTCTGCGGCGACAAGGCCGGCTTCATCGCCAACACGCTGCTCTTCGGCTACCTCAACCACGCGGTCTCGATGTACGAGGGCAAGTACGCCTCCCGTGAGGACATCGACTCCGCGATGCGCTTCGGCTGCGGCTACCCGATGGGCCCGCTCGCGCTGCTCGACCTGATCGGCCTCGACACGGCCTACGAGATCCTCGCCACGATGTACAAGCAGGGTCGCGACCGGTTGCACGCGCCGGCCCCGATCCTCAAGCAGTACGTCACCGCCGGCCTGCTGGGGCGCAAGTCGGGGCGCGGGTTCTACACCTACGAGTCCGCCGACTCGCCGGTCGTGGTCGCGGACGCCCTCACCCCGGCCGCAGACGACAAGCCGCGACTGCGCCACGACATCGCGCTCGTCGGCGTGGTCGGCACCGGCACGATGGCGTCGGGCATCGTCGAGGTCTTCGCCAAGGCCGGCTACGACGTGCTCTTCACCGGTCGGGGCCAGGACAAGCTCGACGGCGTGGTCGCCGCCATCACCAGGAACTTCGACAAGCAGATCCAGCGCGGCCGTGCGACCGAGGAGCAGAAGGCCGAGGTGCTCGGCCGGGTGCGCGGCACCACGTCGCTCGACGACCTCGGGGACGTCGACCTCGTCGTCGAGGCGATCGCGGAGGACCTCGCGATCAAGACCACGCTCTTCGAGAACCTCGACGAGATCTGTCGCGGTGGTCGAGGCGGGGCGGGCGCGATCCTCGCGACCACGACCTCGTCGTTGCCGATCATCTCGATGGCCAGGGTGACCTCGCGTCCCCAGGACGTCATCGGCATGCACTTCTTCAACCCGGCCGCGATCATGAAGCTCGTCGAGGTGGTCTCGACCGTCGCCACCGACGAGGCCGTGACGGAGACCGTGCTGGCGCTGTGCGACCAGGTCGGCAAGGTCGCCGTGAGGTGCGGCGACCGCGCCGGCTTCATCGTCAACGCGCTGCTGTTCCCCTACCTCAACGACGCGGTGAAGATGCTCGAGGCGCACTATGCGACCGCGGACGACATCGACACCGCGATGAAGCAGGGGTGCGCGCTCCCGATGGGACCGTTCGAGCTGCTCGACGTCGTCGGCAACGACGTGTCCCTGGCGATCCAGAAGGAGCTCTACCTCGAGTTCCGCGAGCCCGGCTTCTCGCCCGCACCGCTCCTCGAGCACCTCGTCACGGCGGGCTACCTCGGTCGCAAGGCCGGTCGCGGGTTTCGGGACCACAGCGCGCGCTAG
- a CDS encoding GNAT family N-acetyltransferase, with protein MTDRATRHDVRPARARDLPLLAAIEDSGVPMFEAVLGDLAGDPLSSPAPSGAERDAEPGFILVAGDPVVGFAHVRFLESHAHLQQISVHPDHGRRGLGAALLEAAAERATLKGHGSLTLTTYADLPWNAPWYARHGFVEFADDDPRTATQLEISAEEERLGLQEHGRRVWMRRVLWPHRTTADLTAFLPVLDAAPRDVGVLRAVIRRPGTGEREVLEVGQLDVVDGLVGDTWAARGSRRTPDGSAHPDMQLNVMSHRLVEFLAQDPAREQLAGDQMFIDLDLSHENLPAWSELHIGGPEGAVVVVTEQPHNGCGKFIARFGKDAMTFVNGPEGKPRRLRGLCAKVVRPGPVRPGDEVVVVRPPAPVAT; from the coding sequence GTGACCGACCGTGCCACCCGCCACGACGTACGCCCTGCGCGGGCGCGCGACCTGCCCCTGCTGGCCGCGATCGAGGACTCCGGCGTGCCGATGTTCGAGGCGGTGCTCGGCGACCTGGCGGGCGACCCGCTCTCCTCGCCGGCGCCGAGCGGCGCCGAGCGCGACGCCGAGCCGGGGTTCATCCTGGTCGCCGGCGACCCGGTGGTCGGGTTCGCCCACGTGCGGTTCCTCGAGTCCCACGCGCACCTGCAGCAGATCTCGGTGCACCCCGACCACGGCCGCCGGGGCCTGGGTGCCGCGCTGCTGGAGGCCGCGGCCGAGCGGGCGACGCTCAAGGGCCACGGGTCGCTCACGCTGACGACCTACGCCGACCTGCCGTGGAACGCGCCCTGGTACGCCCGGCACGGCTTCGTCGAGTTCGCCGACGACGACCCGCGGACCGCCACCCAGCTGGAGATCAGCGCGGAGGAGGAGCGGCTCGGGCTCCAGGAGCACGGGCGTCGCGTCTGGATGCGCCGCGTGCTCTGGCCGCACCGGACGACCGCCGACCTCACCGCCTTCCTGCCCGTCCTCGACGCCGCCCCGCGCGATGTCGGCGTCCTGCGGGCCGTCATCCGCCGTCCCGGCACGGGGGAGCGGGAGGTGCTCGAGGTCGGTCAGCTCGACGTCGTGGACGGCCTCGTCGGTGACACGTGGGCGGCCCGCGGGAGTCGTCGTACGCCGGACGGGTCGGCGCACCCCGACATGCAGCTCAACGTGATGAGCCACCGGCTGGTGGAGTTCCTCGCGCAGGACCCGGCGCGCGAGCAGCTCGCGGGCGACCAGATGTTCATCGACCTCGACCTCTCGCACGAGAACCTCCCGGCCTGGAGCGAGCTCCACATCGGCGGGCCCGAGGGTGCCGTGGTCGTGGTGACCGAGCAGCCGCACAACGGCTGCGGCAAGTTCATCGCCCGCTTCGGCAAGGACGCGATGACCTTCGTCAACGGCCCCGAGGGCAAGCCCCGCCGGCTGCGTGGGCTGTGCGCGAAGGTGGTGCGCCCGGGACCGGTGCGCCCGGGCGACGAGGTGGTCGTCGTGCGCCCTCCCGCACCGGTCGCAACGTGA
- a CDS encoding DUF952 domain-containing protein: MTQQPPERIFHIATAAEWRTALDTGTYTTSTVGRSLAEEGFIHASRRDQVQGVFDRYYRSLREDLVLLTIDPARLTSEVRVDPVGDDTYPHVYGPIEPRAVLEAVPLSRSGQPETVMSLWLKGMAVRMGIALLVMAIASVVVLLLL, from the coding sequence GTGACGCAGCAGCCGCCCGAGCGCATCTTCCACATCGCCACCGCCGCGGAGTGGCGCACGGCGCTCGACACCGGCACCTACACCACCTCGACGGTCGGCCGCTCGCTCGCCGAGGAGGGGTTCATCCACGCGAGCCGGCGCGACCAGGTGCAGGGGGTCTTCGACCGCTACTACCGGTCGCTGCGCGAGGACCTCGTGCTCCTCACCATCGACCCGGCACGACTCACGTCGGAGGTCCGCGTCGACCCGGTGGGCGACGACACCTATCCGCACGTCTACGGCCCGATCGAGCCGAGGGCGGTGCTGGAGGCGGTGCCGCTGAGCCGTTCGGGGCAGCCCGAGACGGTGATGTCCCTGTGGCTCAAGGGCATGGCCGTCCGGATGGGCATCGCGCTGCTGGTGATGGCGATCGCGAGCGTGGTCGTGCTGCTGCTCCTCTGA
- a CDS encoding cob(I)yrinic acid a,c-diamide adenosyltransferase — protein MVNLTRIYTRTGDAGRTRLGDMSETSKTDLRLEAYACVDEGNAHIGVALAQGDLDDDVVAVLTHVQNDLFDVGADFSTPVVPDPEYPPLRVEQDYVDRLEAWCDHYNEELPALRSFILNGGTLGAAHLHVARTVVRRAERAGWAAWAEHEETMNLLAITYLNRLSDLLFILARHANRANGDVLWVPGGERG, from the coding sequence ATGGTCAACCTGACGCGCATCTACACCCGCACCGGCGACGCCGGACGGACCCGGCTCGGCGACATGAGCGAGACCTCGAAGACGGACCTGCGCCTCGAGGCCTACGCCTGCGTCGACGAGGGCAACGCCCACATCGGCGTCGCCCTCGCGCAGGGCGACCTCGACGACGACGTCGTCGCCGTCCTCACCCACGTGCAGAACGACCTCTTCGACGTGGGCGCCGACTTCTCCACGCCCGTCGTCCCCGACCCGGAGTACCCGCCCCTGCGCGTCGAGCAGGACTACGTCGACCGGCTCGAGGCCTGGTGCGACCACTACAACGAGGAGCTGCCGGCGCTGCGCTCCTTCATCCTCAACGGCGGCACCCTCGGGGCCGCCCACCTGCACGTGGCGCGGACCGTCGTACGACGTGCGGAGCGCGCCGGCTGGGCGGCGTGGGCCGAGCACGAGGAGACGATGAACCTGCTCGCGATCACCTACCTCAACCGGCTCTCCGACCTGCTCTTCATCCTCGCCCGCCACGCGAACCGCGCGAACGGCGACGTGCTCTGGGTCCCCGGCGGCGAGCGGGGCTAG
- a CDS encoding VOC family protein, whose amino-acid sequence MSRTIQVTFDAHDPQALSRFWADAMGYVNPPPPGRTVEPGQDPFEVWHAFLAEVGVPESEWNSASAAEDPDGDGPRLFFQRVPEDKTAKNRVHLDVRAAPGLQGDERMAALEAECERLVALGATRVERHEPAPPMTHGHLVMTDPEGNEFCLD is encoded by the coding sequence ATGAGCCGGACCATCCAGGTGACCTTCGACGCCCACGACCCCCAGGCGCTCTCCCGCTTCTGGGCCGACGCGATGGGCTACGTCAATCCGCCGCCCCCCGGACGCACGGTCGAGCCCGGCCAGGATCCCTTCGAGGTGTGGCACGCCTTCCTCGCCGAGGTCGGCGTCCCCGAGTCGGAGTGGAACTCCGCGTCGGCGGCCGAGGACCCCGACGGTGACGGCCCCCGACTGTTCTTCCAGCGCGTTCCCGAGGACAAGACCGCGAAGAACCGCGTCCACCTCGACGTCCGTGCCGCGCCGGGGCTCCAGGGCGACGAGCGGATGGCGGCCCTCGAGGCCGAGTGCGAGCGCCTCGTCGCCCTCGGTGCCACGCGGGTCGAGCGGCACGAGCCGGCGCCGCCGATGACGCACGGCCACCTCGTGATGACCGACCCCGAGGGCAACGAGTTCTGCCTCGACTGA